One Hippoglossus hippoglossus isolate fHipHip1 chromosome 5, fHipHip1.pri, whole genome shotgun sequence genomic window carries:
- the tada3l gene encoding transcriptional adapter 3 isoform X2, translating to MSELKDCPPLKYYDFKPVEHVKVCPRYTAVLGRSEDDGIGIEELDTLQLELETLLSSASRRLRALEEQRQILTDWQDKKGDKRFLKLGKDPDPAATSRHKPKKQKLDGKGSHGPGPGPGRPKSKNLQPKVQEYEFTDDPQDIPRTPKNDAPNRFWASVEPYCADITNEEIRLIEELLKPPEDEAEYFKIPALGKHYSQRWAQEDLLEEQREGARANDKKKSLMGGPLSELDAKDVDSMLKKSESQHESPEDGCPFGPLTQRLLQALVEENIISPMEDSPIPDISGRDANDGAGTSPRSQGKAFSVPHTRSLEARIKEELVAQGLLDSEERPGAGGDSEDEVLAELQKRQAELKALSAHNRARKQELLR from the exons ATGAGTGAGCTGAAGGACTGCCCCCCACTCAAATACTACGACTTCAAGCCCGTCGAGCACGTCAAGGTGTGCCCCCGCTACACCGCTGTGCTGGGCCGGTCAGAGGACGATGGGATCGGCATCGAGGAGCTGGACACCctgcagctggagctggagacgCTCCTGTCCTCAGCCAGCCGCCGCCTCCGCgctctggaggagcagagacag ATCCTCACAGACTGGCAGGACAAGAAGGGAGACAAGCGTTTCCTGAAGCTGGGGAAAGACCCTGACCCCGCTGCCACGTCTCGCCATAAACCAAAGAAACAGAAGTTGGATGGCAAAGGCAGTCACGGACCAGGTCCTGGTCCCGGCAGACCCAAATCCAAAAACCTGCAGCCTAAAGTCCAAGAGTATGAATTCACAGATGATCCACAAGATATTCCCCGCACTCCTAAAAACGATGCTCCCAACAG attcTGGGCGTCGGTGGAGCCATACTGCGCTGATATCACAAATGAAGAGATACGGTTGATAGAAGAGCTTCTGAAGCCCCCAGAGGATGAGGCTGAGTACTTCAAA ATTCCAGCCCTGGGGAAACACTACTCTCAGCGGTGGGCTCAAGAGGATCTGctagaggagcagagggagggagcacGTGCCAATGACAAGAAGAAGAGCCTGATGGGAGGACCGTTGTCTGAACTGGATGCTAAAG ATGTGGACTCAATGCTGAAAAAGTCAGAGTCCCAACATGAATCTCCAGAGGACGGCTGTCCCTTCGGTCCTCTCACTCAGCGTCTGCTCCAGGCCCTTGTTGAG gaGAACATTATATCCCCCATGGAGGATTCTCCTATACCAGACATTTCGGGCAGGGATGCCAACGATGGTGCTGGAACGTCTCCTCGAAGCCAAGGGAAAGCTTTTAG TGTTCCTCACACACGTTCGCTGGAGGCGCGGATCAAAGAGGAGCTGGTCGCCCAGGGGCTGCTGGATTCTGAGGAGCgacctggagctggaggagactCGGAGGACGAGGTCCTGGCAGAACTGCAGAAGAGACAAGCAGAGCTCAAAGCCCTAAGTGCTCACAACAGAGCTCGCAAGCAGGAGCTGCTTCGGTAA
- the LOC117762302 gene encoding actin-related protein 2/3 complex subunit 4 — MTATLRPYLNAVRATLQAALCLENFSSQVVERHNKPEVEVRSSKELLLQPVVISRNDKEKVLIEGSINSVRVSIAVKQADEIEKILCHKFMRFMMMRAENFFILRRKPVEGYDISFLITNFHTEQMYKHKLVDYVIHFMEEIDKEISEMKLSVNARARIVAEEFLKNF; from the exons ATG ACAGCGACTCTGCGCCCCTACTTGAACGCTGTGAGGGCCACCCTGCAGGCGGCCCTCTGCCTGGAGAACTTCTCCTCGCAGGTGGTGGAGCGCCACAACAAGCCGGAGGTGGAGGTCAG GAGCAGTAAGGAGCTGTTACTCCAGCCTGTGGTGATCAGCCGCAATGACAAGGAGAAGGTTCTCATTGAGGGATCCATCAACTCTGTCAGAGTCAGCATTGCTGTCAAACAG GCTGATGAGATTGAGAAGATCCTTTGCCACAAGTTCATGCGCTTCATGATGATGAGAGCTGAGAACTTCTTCATCCTGAGGAGGAAACCAGTAGAG GGATATGATATTAGCTTCTTGATCACCAACTTCCACACGGAGCAGATGTATAAACACAAGCTGGTGGACTATGTCATCCACTTCATGGAGGAGATCGACAAGGAGATAAGCGAGATGAAACTCTCCGTTAACGCCAGGGCCCGTATCGTTGCTGAGGAATTCCTCAAGAAC TTCTGA
- the tada3l gene encoding transcriptional adapter 3 isoform X1, which yields MSELKDCPPLKYYDFKPVEHVKVCPRYTAVLGRSEDDGIGIEELDTLQLELETLLSSASRRLRALEEQRQILTDWQDKKGDKRFLKLGKDPDPAATSRHKPKKQKLDGKGSHGPGPGPGRPKSKNLQPKVQEYEFTDDPQDIPRTPKNDAPNRFWASVEPYCADITNEEIRLIEELLKPPEDEAEYFKIPALGKHYSQRWAQEDLLEEQREGARANDKKKSLMGGPLSELDAKDVDSMLKKSESQHESPEDGCPFGPLTQRLLQALVEENIISPMEDSPIPDISGRDANDGAGTSPRSQGKAFSVPHTRSLEARIKEELVAQGLLDSEERPGAGGDSEDEVLAELQKRQAELKALSAHNRARKQELLRLAKEEMRKQELRQRVRVSDNEVMEGFRRIMAARQKKRTPTKKEKDQAWKALKERESILKLLDG from the exons ATGAGTGAGCTGAAGGACTGCCCCCCACTCAAATACTACGACTTCAAGCCCGTCGAGCACGTCAAGGTGTGCCCCCGCTACACCGCTGTGCTGGGCCGGTCAGAGGACGATGGGATCGGCATCGAGGAGCTGGACACCctgcagctggagctggagacgCTCCTGTCCTCAGCCAGCCGCCGCCTCCGCgctctggaggagcagagacag ATCCTCACAGACTGGCAGGACAAGAAGGGAGACAAGCGTTTCCTGAAGCTGGGGAAAGACCCTGACCCCGCTGCCACGTCTCGCCATAAACCAAAGAAACAGAAGTTGGATGGCAAAGGCAGTCACGGACCAGGTCCTGGTCCCGGCAGACCCAAATCCAAAAACCTGCAGCCTAAAGTCCAAGAGTATGAATTCACAGATGATCCACAAGATATTCCCCGCACTCCTAAAAACGATGCTCCCAACAG attcTGGGCGTCGGTGGAGCCATACTGCGCTGATATCACAAATGAAGAGATACGGTTGATAGAAGAGCTTCTGAAGCCCCCAGAGGATGAGGCTGAGTACTTCAAA ATTCCAGCCCTGGGGAAACACTACTCTCAGCGGTGGGCTCAAGAGGATCTGctagaggagcagagggagggagcacGTGCCAATGACAAGAAGAAGAGCCTGATGGGAGGACCGTTGTCTGAACTGGATGCTAAAG ATGTGGACTCAATGCTGAAAAAGTCAGAGTCCCAACATGAATCTCCAGAGGACGGCTGTCCCTTCGGTCCTCTCACTCAGCGTCTGCTCCAGGCCCTTGTTGAG gaGAACATTATATCCCCCATGGAGGATTCTCCTATACCAGACATTTCGGGCAGGGATGCCAACGATGGTGCTGGAACGTCTCCTCGAAGCCAAGGGAAAGCTTTTAG TGTTCCTCACACACGTTCGCTGGAGGCGCGGATCAAAGAGGAGCTGGTCGCCCAGGGGCTGCTGGATTCTGAGGAGCgacctggagctggaggagactCGGAGGACGAGGTCCTGGCAGAACTGCAGAAGAGACAAGCAGAGCTCAAAGCCCTAAGTGCTCACAACAGAGCTCGCAAGCAGGAGCTGCTTCG GTTGGCCAAAGAGGAGATGCGCAAGCAGGAGCTGAGGCAGAGAGTCAGGGTGTCTGACAACGAGGTGATGGAGGGATTTCGGCGAATCATGGCAGCCAGGCAGAAGAAACGCACTCCAACCAAGAAGGAGAAGGACCAGGCCTGGAAGGCGCTGAAGGAGAGGGAAAGTATCCTCAAGCTACTGGATggatag